Proteins from one Chitinophaga oryzae genomic window:
- a CDS encoding beta-ketoacyl synthase chain length factor, with protein MLSIYINGAGCISPQETAAGGPMLANLREYEQVKLATVDPDYKQWIDVKQIRRMSRVVKMGVGAANLSLQAAGITMPDAIVTGTAYGCLDDTGVFLTKMVNQQEEMLTPTAFIQSTHNTVGGQIALLLGCNAYNNTFVHRGFSFENALLDTIMMLREGSAQQILVGGLDELTQHSYQILSRFGIYKKEPVKTMELLNSPTRGTIAGEGAAFFTLGTQPGANTAAELTGISTLYKPMWEGEVIGHIMKFLEDNNCTPNDIDLLITGRNGDIDQDEIYEEIVEALFPEHPEASFKHLCGEYPTAAGFGMWLANGILADQAVPDAAMFYGQAPRSIKKILLYNHHQGTHHSLVLLSHVE; from the coding sequence ATGTTGAGCATCTATATAAACGGCGCCGGTTGTATTTCTCCGCAGGAAACTGCGGCAGGAGGACCTATGCTGGCCAATCTGCGCGAATATGAGCAGGTAAAGCTGGCAACGGTAGACCCGGACTATAAACAGTGGATCGACGTGAAACAGATCCGCCGCATGAGCCGTGTGGTAAAAATGGGTGTTGGCGCAGCTAACCTCAGCCTGCAGGCAGCAGGCATCACCATGCCGGACGCCATCGTAACGGGCACGGCCTACGGCTGTCTCGACGACACCGGCGTATTCCTCACCAAAATGGTGAATCAACAGGAAGAAATGCTGACGCCTACCGCTTTTATCCAGAGCACACATAATACGGTAGGCGGACAGATAGCGCTGCTGCTGGGCTGCAACGCTTACAACAATACTTTCGTACACCGTGGGTTCTCTTTTGAAAACGCCCTGCTGGACACCATCATGATGCTCCGCGAAGGCAGCGCACAACAGATACTGGTCGGCGGACTGGATGAACTGACGCAACATAGTTACCAGATACTGTCCCGCTTCGGGATCTATAAAAAAGAACCCGTGAAAACCATGGAGCTGCTGAACAGCCCCACCCGCGGCACCATAGCCGGAGAAGGCGCTGCTTTCTTCACCCTGGGCACACAGCCGGGAGCCAACACCGCTGCGGAGCTCACCGGTATCAGCACCCTGTACAAACCCATGTGGGAAGGGGAAGTGATCGGCCATATCATGAAGTTCCTCGAAGACAATAACTGTACCCCCAACGATATCGACCTGCTGATCACCGGCAGGAACGGCGACATCGACCAGGATGAAATTTATGAGGAAATAGTGGAAGCGCTGTTTCCCGAACATCCGGAAGCGAGCTTCAAACACCTCTGCGGAGAATATCCTACAGCCGCCGGTTTCGGCATGTGGCTGGCCAACGGCATCCTGGCAGACCAGGCAGTGCCCGACGCAGCCATGTTTTACGGCCAGGCGCCCCGCAGCATCAAAAAAATATTATTGTATAACCATCACCAGGGTACGCATCATTCCCTCGTTCTGCTCTCCCATGTTGAATAA
- a CDS encoding beta-ketoacyl-[acyl-carrier-protein] synthase family protein, translated as MSEKVWIAGGGVISGIGLNLRESLQAFREMQPGMGAMKYLSSVHRSTFPVAEVKADNDTLADMAGLPENISRTALLSLIAAREAWQSSGLGDISRYRVGLVSGNTVGGMDKTEDFFAEYLADNRKGRLRQVMHHECGSITEIVADALGIRHHVSTISTACSSGANALMYGYRLIRNNIVDVVIAGGTDSLTRFTLNGFNTLMILDQQPCRPFDETRTGLNLGEGAGYVVLVSDSLAAQLQPWCRLSGFANANDAYHQTASSPDGTGNYLAMKGALDMSGLQPQQIGYINLHGTGTGNNDVSEGIAINRIFAPHFPAMSSTKSFTGHTLGASGGIEAVLSAVAVKEGIIYPNARFEHQMKELPFAPATTWSEGNDLRHVMSNSFGFGGNCSSLVFSSF; from the coding sequence ATGAGTGAAAAGGTGTGGATAGCGGGTGGCGGTGTCATCAGCGGCATAGGCCTGAACTTACGGGAGAGCCTGCAGGCTTTCCGTGAGATGCAACCGGGCATGGGCGCCATGAAATACCTGTCATCCGTGCACCGTAGCACTTTTCCCGTAGCGGAAGTGAAAGCTGATAACGACACGCTGGCCGATATGGCCGGGCTGCCGGAAAATATCAGCCGCACGGCCCTGCTTAGCCTGATTGCCGCCAGGGAAGCATGGCAATCGTCCGGTTTGGGCGATATCTCCCGTTACCGTGTCGGGCTCGTGTCCGGCAACACGGTAGGAGGCATGGACAAAACGGAAGACTTTTTCGCGGAATACCTGGCAGACAACCGCAAAGGGCGTCTGCGACAGGTGATGCACCACGAATGCGGCAGCATCACCGAAATAGTGGCCGATGCCCTGGGCATCCGGCACCATGTGTCTACCATCAGCACCGCCTGTTCATCCGGCGCTAATGCCCTGATGTACGGCTATCGCCTTATACGCAACAATATCGTGGACGTAGTGATCGCCGGTGGCACAGACTCCCTGACCCGCTTTACGCTCAACGGTTTTAACACCCTCATGATCCTGGACCAGCAACCTTGCCGTCCCTTCGACGAAACCCGCACCGGGCTTAATCTGGGCGAAGGCGCCGGTTACGTGGTGCTGGTGTCCGACAGCCTGGCCGCCCAGCTGCAGCCATGGTGCCGCCTCAGCGGCTTCGCCAACGCCAACGACGCCTATCACCAGACAGCCTCATCGCCCGACGGTACAGGCAACTACCTGGCCATGAAAGGCGCACTGGACATGAGCGGACTGCAGCCACAGCAGATAGGGTACATCAATCTGCATGGTACGGGTACCGGTAACAACGATGTGTCGGAAGGCATAGCCATCAACCGCATCTTTGCGCCGCATTTTCCGGCCATGAGCTCCACCAAATCGTTCACAGGGCATACCCTGGGCGCCAGCGGCGGTATTGAAGCGGTATTGTCGGCCGTAGCGGTGAAAGAAGGGATCATCTATCCCAACGCACGTTTTGAGCACCAGATGAAGGAACTGCCGTTTGCACCGGCCACCACCTGGTCTGAAGGAAATGACCTTCGCCATGTGATGTCCAATTCCTTCGGTTTTGGCGGTAACTGTTCCAGCCTGGTTTTTTCCAGCTTTTAG
- a CDS encoding phosphopantetheine-binding protein produces the protein MEQLMADLKKQIIEQLNLQEVTPESIGNDEPLFKEGLGLDSIDALELIVLLQQHYNIRIANPEQGPEIFYSIRSMAEFIVAQKAKA, from the coding sequence ATGGAACAGCTGATGGCAGATCTGAAAAAACAGATCATCGAACAATTGAATTTGCAGGAAGTAACACCGGAAAGCATCGGCAACGATGAACCGTTGTTTAAAGAAGGGCTGGGTCTCGATTCTATCGATGCGCTGGAACTGATCGTATTGCTGCAACAGCATTATAACATCCGTATTGCTAACCCTGAACAGGGACCGGAGATATTTTACTCCATCCGTTCCATGGCGGAATTTATTGTTGCTCAAAAAGCCAAAGCATGA
- a CDS encoding NAD(P)/FAD-dependent oxidoreductase — translation MKTEQVDVLVIGAGPAGTVAASIIHQAGYKVKIVEKMKFPRFVIGESLLPRSMDALNEAGFIDAIKAKGFQEKFGAKFVKGDALCDFTFKEQYTPGWTWTWQVTRADFDKTLADTVESMGVPVAYETTVTDIRFNGSDSVTTIEDKDGNKSTIEARFIVDGSGYGRVIPRLFNLEKNSSLQPRKALFSHTVDTRRSMADEPNRITAVVHKKGVWIWIIPFSTGVTSLGFVGDPEFFAQYPGTDEEVYRALLEAEPYTRERFRDVELVFEPRVLQSWSATTDKFYGDGFVLTGNVTEFLDPIFSSGVTLACVSSQTAAKLVIKKLRGEDVDWEKEYMEPTLQGVNTFRSYVMAWYEGTLDTIFFKKDADPVIKGQICSVLAGYVWDMSNPFVKNHDTALKRLARTIELTEKLKSSSEIE, via the coding sequence ATGAAAACTGAACAAGTAGATGTTTTAGTGATAGGTGCGGGACCTGCCGGTACAGTAGCGGCGTCTATTATCCACCAGGCAGGTTATAAGGTGAAAATCGTGGAGAAGATGAAATTTCCCCGGTTCGTAATCGGTGAGAGTCTGCTGCCCCGCAGTATGGACGCGCTGAACGAAGCCGGTTTCATCGATGCCATCAAAGCCAAAGGTTTTCAGGAAAAATTCGGCGCCAAGTTCGTCAAGGGCGATGCGCTCTGCGATTTTACTTTCAAAGAGCAATATACACCGGGCTGGACCTGGACCTGGCAGGTGACAAGGGCCGATTTCGATAAAACACTGGCAGATACCGTGGAAAGTATGGGCGTACCGGTAGCATATGAAACTACGGTAACGGATATACGTTTCAATGGCTCTGATTCCGTTACTACGATAGAAGATAAAGACGGGAACAAATCTACCATAGAAGCCCGCTTTATCGTGGATGGGAGCGGCTATGGCCGGGTAATCCCCCGCTTGTTCAACCTGGAAAAAAATTCCAGCCTTCAGCCCCGTAAAGCACTCTTCTCCCATACGGTAGACACACGCCGCTCTATGGCCGATGAACCTAACCGTATCACGGCGGTGGTGCATAAAAAAGGCGTCTGGATCTGGATCATTCCGTTTTCCACCGGCGTTACCTCCCTTGGTTTCGTTGGCGATCCGGAATTTTTTGCCCAGTACCCCGGTACCGATGAGGAAGTATACCGCGCCCTGCTGGAAGCAGAACCATATACCCGCGAGCGTTTCCGGGATGTGGAACTGGTATTTGAACCCAGGGTACTCCAGTCCTGGTCCGCCACCACCGATAAGTTTTACGGAGATGGTTTTGTGCTGACCGGCAACGTAACAGAATTTTTGGACCCGATTTTCTCTTCTGGCGTAACTTTGGCCTGCGTTTCCAGCCAAACGGCTGCTAAACTGGTGATCAAAAAGCTGCGCGGAGAGGATGTGGACTGGGAAAAAGAATATATGGAACCCACCCTGCAGGGGGTAAACACCTTCCGTTCCTATGTAATGGCATGGTACGAAGGCACGCTGGATACCATTTTCTTCAAGAAAGACGCAGACCCGGTGATCAAGGGACAGATCTGTTCCGTACTGGCAGGATATGTCTGGGATATGAGCAACCCGTTTGTGAAAAACCACGACACGGCGCTGAAGCGGCTGGCCAGGACCATAGAATTAACAGAAAAATTAAAAAGCAGTTCAGAGATTGAATAG
- a CDS encoding class I SAM-dependent methyltransferase, whose protein sequence is MFNKETKTALQAKEAALWLAFAPIAFQATRALRDMGILKAVSDSGSAGITIEEIMEKTNMNRYAVRVLLEAGLGMELVIVNDKKYTLTKTGYFILHDQLTRINMDFTQDICYKGMYHLEDSLRNGKPEGLKELGPWDTIYPGLSLLPPAVGKSWFDFDHYYSDLATPGALDIVFENKPKRLLDIGGNTGKWALACTAKDPEVEVTIFDIPGQANIAQQKMKDAGVADRVHFHIANILHEEIPFPKGFDAIWMSQFLDCFSEAEIVSILSRCREALNDNGTIYILEPFWNRQQFKSAAFCLQQTSLYFTAMANGNSQMYHTDDFFKCITDAGLVVAEENDKMGLNYTLLKVKKP, encoded by the coding sequence ATGTTTAACAAGGAAACGAAAACAGCATTACAGGCAAAAGAAGCAGCATTATGGCTGGCCTTCGCACCGATAGCTTTTCAGGCTACAAGGGCGTTGCGCGACATGGGCATTCTGAAAGCAGTGAGTGACAGCGGATCTGCGGGCATCACCATTGAGGAGATAATGGAAAAAACCAATATGAATCGCTACGCAGTAAGAGTATTGCTGGAAGCCGGTTTAGGAATGGAACTGGTGATCGTGAACGATAAAAAATATACGCTGACCAAAACAGGCTACTTTATCCTGCACGATCAGCTGACCCGCATCAACATGGACTTTACCCAGGATATCTGCTATAAAGGCATGTATCACCTGGAAGACAGCCTGCGCAACGGTAAACCGGAAGGGCTGAAAGAACTGGGCCCCTGGGACACCATCTATCCCGGCCTGTCGCTGCTGCCGCCGGCCGTAGGTAAAAGCTGGTTCGACTTCGATCACTACTATTCCGACCTCGCCACCCCCGGCGCGCTGGACATCGTTTTCGAAAATAAACCCAAACGCCTGCTCGATATCGGCGGTAACACCGGTAAATGGGCGCTGGCCTGCACTGCCAAAGATCCGGAAGTGGAAGTGACCATCTTCGATATCCCCGGCCAGGCCAACATCGCGCAGCAAAAGATGAAAGACGCCGGCGTGGCCGACCGCGTGCATTTTCATATTGCCAACATCCTGCATGAAGAGATCCCCTTCCCTAAAGGCTTTGACGCCATCTGGATGAGCCAGTTCCTCGACTGCTTCTCCGAAGCGGAAATCGTATCCATCCTTTCCCGCTGCCGCGAAGCGCTCAACGACAACGGCACCATCTACATCCTGGAACCGTTCTGGAACCGCCAGCAGTTTAAATCAGCAGCTTTCTGCCTCCAGCAGACATCCCTGTATTTCACCGCTATGGCCAATGGTAACAGCCAGATGTACCATACCGACGACTTCTTTAAGTGCATCACCGATGCTGGACTGGTAGTGGCGGAAGAAAACGATAAGATGGGGCTCAACTATACACTGCTTAAAGTTAAAAAACCATAA